Proteins encoded in a region of the bacterium genome:
- a CDS encoding pyridoxamine 5'-phosphate oxidase produces MVNMPKDVRETLEKQKPIPIATANKAGVPNVVFVGLVRILDDETLMLVDNFFNKTAANLAENPKVSILCYNPETSKSFQIKGSAKIHKDGQIYDDMRTFVHSINDKLPAKAAVVVKIEEIFNALYGPGAGTKIA; encoded by the coding sequence ATGGTAAATATGCCCAAAGATGTTAGAGAGACCCTCGAAAAGCAAAAGCCCATTCCTATAGCTACAGCAAATAAGGCCGGTGTGCCTAATGTTGTCTTCGTTGGGCTTGTGAGGATACTCGATGATGAGACTTTGATGCTAGTGGATAATTTTTTCAATAAGACCGCTGCAAATCTAGCGGAGAATCCAAAGGTCTCAATACTATGCTACAATCCTGAAACCAGCAAATCATTCCAGATCAAAGGAAGCGCAAAGATCCATAAAGACGGCCAGATTTATGATGATATGAGGACCTTTGTACATAGCATCAACGACAAGCTACCTGCAAAAGCCGCAGTTGTAGTAAAGATCGAGGAGATATTCAATGCCTTGTATGGCCCAGGTGCTGGGACTAAAATCGCCTAA